The Pyxidicoccus sp. MSG2 DNA segment CCACGCCCTTCAACCTGGGGCGCGAGCAGTGGGTGAACACGGATTTGTCCTCCCGGCTGCTCAGCAAGGGGTTGTCCGTGTTCCCGGACGACCGCCGTTTCCTGTTCCAGCTCGCGTACAACAAGATGACGTACGAACGGGACTACAAGGGCGCGGCGGACCTGCTCACGAAACTCTCGAAGTTCCCGGACACGCCCCCCTATGTGGCCCATCTCGCCACGCGCCTGTACGCCCAGGCCGGCAGCTTCGACTCCGGCCTGCACATGGCGGAGATGCTGCGCGACAGCGCCGAGGACGAGGAGTCGCGGGCCTTCTATGAGCACCGCATCAAGGAAATCCTCCGTGAGCGGGTGCTCACGGAGATTGACCGGGCCATCGAGTCCTTCGAGAAGGACCGCGGCCAGCGCCCGCGCACCGTGCCGGAGTTGGTGCGCACCGGCTATCTGAAGGCCCCACCCGAAGACCCGCTGGAGGGCCAGTTCTTCATCGACCGGCGGGGGCGCGCGCGCTCCACGTCGGGCCTGTACAGGTTGGAGATGTACGACGACACCAAGAAGAAGGAACTGCAGGAAGACCTTGCCGCCGGTGGCATCGTGTTCGGCGAGTCGGAGGATGCGCGATGACGGCGGCTTCGATGATGACGGCTCCGGCGGAGCCCCTCGTGTCCGAGGGCAGCGCGCCGGTGCGCATCCGCGGCCTGTCCAAGACGTACCGGGTGGGCTTCTTCCTCAACAAGCAGGTGAAGGCACTGCAGGGCCTGGACCTGGACATCATGCCGGGGCAGGTCTATGGGTTGCTCGGTCCCAACGGGGCGGGCAAGTCCACCACCATCAAGCTCCTCATGGGCCTGGTGCGCGCGTCCCAGGGGCAGGCGCTGCTCTTCGGTGAGTCCCCGGACCGCCCGCACGTGCGGCGGCAGGTGGGCTTCCTGCCGGAGAACCCCTCGCTCTACGAGTACCTCACCGGGCGCGAGTTCGTGACGCTGGCGGGGCGCATCTTCGGCTTGAGCGGGCATGACCTGGACCAGCGCGTGGAGCGCGTGCTGGGCGAGGTGGGCATGGGGCGCGCGTCGGACCTGCAGATCCGCCGCTACTCCAAGGGCATGGTGCAGCGCACGGCGCTGGCCCAGGCCCTCATCAGCGGGCCCCGCCTGCTGGTGCTGGACGAGCCCACCTCCGGCCTGGACCCGCTGGGCCGCCGGCAGATGCGCGACATCATCCTCGCCGAGCGCGAGAAGGGGACGACCATCCTCTTCTGCACGCACATCATCTCGGACGTGGAGGCCCTGTGCGACCGGGTGGCGGTGCTGGTGGGAGGGCGGCGGGTGCAGGAGGGCAGCGTGCAGGAGCTCGTCTCGGCACGGGCGCCCTCGGTGGAGATGGTGGTGCAGGGACTGGCGCTGGAGCAGCTCCAGGCGCTGGGCTTCGTGTATGAGCAGGCCCAGCAACTGGACGGCCGGGTGATGCTGCGGGTGCCGGACGCGGATGCGCACCCCCTGCTCCAGGCCATCATCAACCGGGGCGGACGCATCAACCGGGTGCAGCCCGCGCGTTTCTCACTGGAGGACCTCTTCCTGGAAGCGATGAAGCAGGCGGGTGGACAGACCGTGGGTGGGGAGATTCAGTGATGGGTGCTTTTACCGCCATGGCGTGGAACGGCTTCCGCGAGGCGCGGCGCAACCGGGTGACGGTGCTCGTGGGCGCCTTCGCGCTGGTGCTGCTGTTCGCCACCACGTTGGTGACCGAGGTCACCGTCAGCACGTTCGACCGCGTGGTGACGGACTTCGGCCTGGGGGTGATGAGCCTGCTGCTCGTCTTCCTCTCCATCTACCTGTCGTCGGGGCTGCTCAGCCGCGAAATCGAGCGGCGCACCATCTTCCTGATGGTGTCCAAGCCCATGTCCCGCAGTCGCTTCCTGCTGGCGCGGCTGGCGGGCAACATGCTCACCCTGGGCGTGCTGCTGGTGGCCATGACGCTGCTGTTCTGGCTGCAGCTCGTGCTGAACATGGCGCCCATCACCCAGCCGCAGCTGGCCGCGTTGTGGGGGCTGTACCTGGAGCTGTTCGTGCTCACCAGTGCCGGCTTCCTGCTGTCCACCTTCGCCAGCCAGCTGGTGTCCGCGCTGGTGTCGACGGGCCTGTACTTCGCGGGCCACCTGAGCGCGGACATCTACAACCTGGGCACGAGGTCCAAGAGCGAGTTCGTCGCGTGGATCTGCAAGGCGACCTACTACGCCCTGCCCAACCTGGAGCGGTTGAACTTCCGGCCGCGCGCCACGTACGTGATTCCGGTGGTGGCGTCCGAGCTCGCCACGGCCACGCTCTATGCGCTGGGCTGGGGCGCGCTGTTCTGCGTGCTGGCCACGCTCGTGTTCGAGCGGCGCGACTTCCGCTGAGCGCGCTGTAGAATCGCGGCCACGCGATGCCGACCCTCCCATCAGGCTGGATTGAGCCCATCTTCACCCTCTTCCTCCTGGTTCTCGGGCTGTGCATCGGCAGCTTCCTCAACGTCGTCATCGCGCGAGTCCCGGAGGGCCTGAGCATCGTCCGGCCGGGCTCGCGCTGCCCGAAGTGTGGCCACGTCCTCGCCTGGTACGAAAACATCCCGCTGGTGTCCTGGCTGGCCTTGAGGGCGCGCTGCCGCGGGTGCGCCACCCCCATCTCCGCGCGCTACCCGCTGGTGGAGCTGCTCACGGGGCTGCTCTACTTCGCGTGCCTGCGCCGCTTCGGCTGGACGTATGAGCTGGTCCCCGCGCTGGTGCTCGTCACGCTGCTGGTGCCGCTCACCTTCATCGACCTGGACCACTGGATTCTCCCGCTGTCCATGACGGTGTCGGGCACCCTCGCGGGCGTGGCGCTCGCGGTGCCAGGGGGCATGGGGGCCTTCTGGGACGCGGTGATTGGCGCGGCGGCGGGCTTCCTGGCCTTCCGGCTGATGGAGTACGTGGGCTGGAAGGTCTTCAAGAAGGAGGCGCTCGGCGCGGGGGACAAGTACCTCGTCGCCATGCTGGGCGCGTTCCTGTCCTGGCGCGCGCTGCTCGGCATCCTCCTCTTCGCCTCGATGCAGGGCGCGGTGGTGGGCATCCTGATGCTGGCCCTGACGGGCCGGGCCGGGCCGCGCGGGGAGGAGACGCCGGCCACCAAGTCCCCTGGTGACGCGCCGTCCGCGGATGAGGCGTCCGCAGACGGGCCCCCGCTCACGATGACCTGGGACTTCACCCGGTCCGGACTTCCCCTGTGGAAGCGGCTGCTGCTGGTGCCGTTCTGCCTGCTGTTCCAGCCCATTCCCGACGCGCCGCTGGACGAGGAGGGACAGGAGGAGGACTGGGTGCCGGACCGCACCAGCATTCCCTTCGGCCCGTGGCTGGCGCTGGCGGGGCTGGAATTGCTGCTGCTGGGCCCCTGGCTGGCGCGGGTGCTGCCCCCGGACATCGCGATGATGCTGGGCGGCGGATGAAGTGGCGCATCGCCAGTGTGGCCTTCCTGCTGGGCTCGCTGTCCACGGGGCTCACCTGGCTGTCCGTGCAGCCGCTCCTGATCCGGTTGATGGACGCGGTGCGCCGGCTGGCGCCGCACGGCAGCGCGGATGCGGAGGCGCTGGGGCGGGTGAAGGCCCTCCTGCCGCTGGCGCTCGGGCTGGACCTGGTGGTGCTCACGGTGCTGGCGTACGTGGTGCTGGACCTGACGGTGGGCCGCCCGCTGCGCAGCACGGAGGCGGTGGTGGAGCAGTTCGGCCGGCTGGAGCTGGACCCGCACCTGGTGCCCACCCAGGGCGGCCCGCTGATGTCGCGCATCCAGCGGGCGTTGCAGCGCATGGCGGAGGCGCTGCGCACGGAGCAGTCCCTCACGCGCTCGCAGATGGCCTCCCTGCGCGAGGCCAATGCCCGGCTGGCGCGCGTGCAGACGGAGCTGGTGTCCTCGGAGCGGCTGGCCACGGTGGGCCGGCTGGCCGCGGGCGTGGCGCACGAGGTGGGCAACCCGCTGTCGGGCATCCTGGGCTACGTGGCGCTGGCCCGGATGAAGGCCACCACGCCGGAGCTGAAGGACTTCCTGGAGCGCATCGACCACGAGGTGCAGCGCATCGACCGCATCATCCGCGGGCTGCTGGACCTGGGACGTCCCGGGGCGGCTTCGATGGGGCCGGTGGAGCTGGGCCCGGTGGTGGAGACGTGCGTGAGGCTGGTGCGCGCCGCGCCGGAGCTGGTCGGCGTGCACGTGGAGCTGGGGCTGGAGCCGGGGCTGCTCGCCCGGGCGGACCCGGGGCCGCTGTCCCAGATCATCATCAACCTGCTGCTCAACGCCGCGCAGGCCATGGGAGGGCAGGGGAGGGTGCGCGTGCGCACGCACCGCGAGGGGGACGAGGCGCGGCTGGTGGTGGAGGACACGGGGCCGGGCATCCCCGAGGACGTCATGCCCCACCTGTTCGAGCCCTTCTTCACCACCAAGGGCCGGGAGGGCACCGGGCTGGGACTTGCGGTATCGCTGCGCCTCGCGCAGGTGATGGGCGGGCGGCTGCTGGCGGAGAATGCCGCGGGAGGCGGCGCCCGCTTCACCGTGTCCCTGCCCGCCCCGTGAGGAGAAAAGGGCCCCCCTACCGGCCAGGAGCTATCGGCCCCTGGCGCGCTGGGGGATGATGTTCCGGAGACGGCCATGTCCTTGTTCCGCACCATCCTCGTCGCCGACGACGAGCCCTCCATCCGCCACATCCTCACGCTGGTGCTCACCGACCGCGGCTATGACGTGCGCGCGGTGGCGGACGGCGACGAGGCCCTGCGCGAGCTGGCCGCGCGCGACTACGACGTGTTGCTGTGCGACGTGCGGATGCCGAAGAAGGACGGCCTCACCGTGCTGCGCGAGGCGCTCGCCCTGCATCCGGGCCTCACCGCCGTGGTGATGAGCGCCTACGGCTCGCAGGAGCAGGCGCTGGAGGCCGTCTCCGCCGGCGCGTTCGACTACGTCCAGAAGCCCTTCAAGCCGGAGGAAATCGTCTTCGTCCTCCGCAAGGCGGAGGAGCGCGAGCGGCTGGTGCGGGAGAACCGCCGTCTGAAGGAGGCCAGCCTCCCTTCCGCGCCGGACGGCCACATCCTCGGAGGGAGCGCCGCGCTGCATGCGGTGCTCCGGCAGGTGGCGCGCCTGGCCCCGGTGGACACCACGGTGCTCATCAGCGGGGAGAGCGGCACCGGCAAGGAGCTCATCGCCCGCGAGCTGCACTCGCGCAGCCGCCGCGCCGCCATGGCCTTCGTCGCCGTCAACTGCGGCGCCATCGCCTCCGGCCTCATCGAGAGCGAGCTGTTCGGCCACGCCAAGGGCGCCTTCACCGACGCGCGCTCCGCGAAGCGTGGCCTCTTCGCCGAGGCCGACGGCGGCACCCTCTTCCTGGACGAGGTGGGCGAGCTGCCGCTGTCCGCCCAGGTGAAGCTGCTGCGCGTGCTCCAGGAGGGGGAAATCCGTCCGGTGGGGGAGAGCCGGGTGGAGAAGGTGGACGTGCGCGTGGTGGCCGCCACGCTGAGGGACCTGGGCAAGCAGGTGGAGAAGGGCGAGTTCCGCGAGGACCTCTACTACCGCCTCAACGTCGTGAATCTCCGGATGCCGCCCTTGCGCGAGCGCCGCGAGGACGTGCCGCTGCTGGCGCGCGCGTTCATCTCCCGCTTCAACCGCGAGCTGAACCGCGAGCCGCCCGTCGAGGGGCTCTCCCCGGAGGCCGAGGCCCTCCTGGCCGCATACGCCTGGCCCGGCAACGTGCGCGAGCTGGAGAACGCCATGGAGCGCGCCGTGTTGCTGGCGGACACACCCCTCATCCTTCCGTCCAATCTGCCCGACAAGCTGTGGGCCGCGCCCCCACCCGGACCCACGGGAGTGGCGTCGGGGCCCGCGGGTGCGCCGGCGGGCGCCGCGCTACAGGCAGGTACGGACCTGTCGCTCAAGCGCGCCATCCGGGACCTGGAGGAGTCCTACATCCGGGCGGCCCTGCGCAAGACGAAGGGCAACCGCACCCGGGCCTCGGAGCTGCTGGACATCAGCCACCGCGCGCTGCTGTACAAAATCAAGGAGTACGGCATCGACCCGGATGCCGAGGCGGAGCGGGGCTGACGGGCCTGGCGCGGCCGCGCCCCGGACACCGCCTGCCTGCCTGCATTTGACGGAACACGCCCGGGGCCGGAAAATCGGGCCTTCGCGACGGTGTTGAGGGGCCCGACGCAGGACTGGTGCGCGGCTTCCGTCCGTCCGGAGGGCAGGCGGGCTCCAGGCACTTTTTAGGAGGGGTTGACGGCCAGTGTTACGCTGACCGCCTCTCGACGGAGTCAAGCATGGCGAAGGGCAAACTGGCACTCGGCCTGGACATCGGTTCGACGTCCATCAAGATGATTCTCCTCAAGGAGCAGCGCAAGCGCGGCGAGGTCGTCTTCGCGTTGCAGAGCTTCGGGATGAAGCCGCTGCCGCCGGAGGCCATCGTCGACGGGGCACTGATGAACTCCACGGCCATCGTCCAGGCCGTGCAGGAACTGATGTCCGAGCTGAAGGTGAAGGGCAAGGACGTCGCCATCGGCGTGTCCGGCCACTCGGTCATCATCAAGAAGATTCAAATGCCCCGCATGTCCCAGGACGAGCTCGAGGAGAGCATCCAGTGGGAGGCGGAGCAGTACATCCCGTTCGATGTGAAGGACGTGAACATCGACACGCAGATCCTCGACGGCGGCGGCAACGACGCCACCGGGCAGATGGACGTGCTGCTGGTGGCCGCCAAGAAGGACATGATCAACGACTACACCACCGTGGTCTCCGAGGCGGGCCTCGCGCCGGTGGTGGTGGACGTGGACGCCTTCGCCGTCCAGAACATGTTCTCCGTCAACTACGACCTCCCGGAGAAGGAGACCGTGGTGCTCATCAACGCGGGCGCCTCGGTGGTGAACATCAACATCATCGCCAACGGCGTGACGGTGTTCACCCGCGACGTCACCATCGGTGGCAACCAGTTCACCGAAGAAATCCAGAAGCAGCTCAACGTCTCCTACGAGGAGGCGGAAGCGCTGAAGATTGGCGGCAACAGCTCGGACGCGGACGCCGTGGTGCCCCAGGAAGTCGAGCGCGTGCTCTCCAGCGTCGCCGAGCAGGTGGCGGGTGAAATCCAGCGCTCGCTGGACTTCTACGCGGGCACCGCCGCCGACTCGAATTTCAGCAAGGTGTACCTGTCGGGCGGGACGGCGAAGATTCCCGCGCTGTTCAAGACCATCGAAGCGCGCACTGGCGTGCCGGTGGAGATCCTCAATCCCTTCCGCAAGATTGAAGTGGACAACCGCAAGTTCGACCCCGCGTTCATCATGGACGTGGCGCCCATGGCGGCGGTGGCCGTGGGATTGGCGCTGAGGCGCCCGGGCGACAAGATTGCCTGACCGGTCCACCCCTTAGGAGACGACGCACATGATGATTCGCATCAACCTGCTGCCCGTCCGGGCGGTGAAGAAGCGGGAGATGGGCCGGCAGGTGCTGGTCCTCTTCGCCCTCGTGCTGGTCGGCGCGGGCGTTGGCAATTACTTCTGGTACGCGGACCGCGACGACGAGCTCACGCGCCACCGCCAGGGCATCGCCCAGACGCGCGCGAAGATCGCCGAGCTGGAGAAGGTCATTGGCGAGGTGAAGAACATCAACGCCCGCAAGGCCGAGGTGGAGAAGAAGCTGGCCGTGCTGGACTCGCTGCGCAAGGGGCGCAACGGGCCGGTGCGCATGCTGGACGCGCTCGCGTCCGCCACCCCGAAGAAGGTCTGGCTGAGGACCTTCAACGAATCCAACAACTCGGTCGCCATCGACGGCGCCGCGGTGAGCCACGACGAGGTCGCCGAGTTCATGCGCGGCCTCAATGGCGTGGTGTGGACCCCGAAGGGCATGGGCCGCCTCGTCGACCAGCGCCGCGACAGCAAGACGGCGCGCGTCGAGCTGCTCACGGCCGAAGCCACCATCGAGGAGTTCCCGGCGACCCAGGTCACTCCCTTCTTCAAGAACATCGACCTGACCAGCGCGGTCCAGGCCAAGGCGGCGCAGACCCAGCCCGGCGCGCCCGCCCTGGTCGACTTCAAGATCACGCTGCAGGCCAACTACGCCATCTGAGGCCTACGCCATGGACAAGTACCTGGATCAATTCGCCAAGGCGCCCCCTGCCACCAAGTTCGGCGGCCTGGCTGTCGCAGTGATTCTGATGACCGTCGCCAACTTCTTCATGGCCGTCTCGCCCACCGAGGACGCCATCAAGATTGAAATCTCCCAGCGCCGCACGCTGGACCTGGAGCTGGCGGAGAAGAGCGAGATTGCCCAGAACCTCAACGACCGCCGGCGCGAGATGGACGTGCTGGAGCAGAAGCTCGCCGAGGCCCTGACGGAGCTGCCCGAGAAGAAGGACATCGAGGAGCTGCTCGCGCAGATCAACGACATCGGCAAGAAGAGCGGGCTGGAGATCTCCAGCGTGACGCCGGACAAGGAGTTCGTGGGCAGTGGTGAGTTCTTCGCCCGCATCCCCCTGAAGATGACGGTCAGCGGCAACTACCACGAGATCGCCCTCTTCCTTCAGGAGATGGCGAACATGCGCCGCATCGTCAACGTCAACAACATCAAGCTCGATTCGCCGGCGCTCAAGAACGAGAAGGTCGTCCTCCAGAGCAGCTTCCTGGCCACGACGTTCCGCTTCGTCGAGCAGCCCAAGAACGGGTCTCAGAAGAACTAGAAACTTGATCCGCCCGGAAAGTAGGGCGACAAGGGGATTGAGGATGAAGACGTTCAAGGCCACCATGACCACCGCGGCGCTGGCGCTTTCGCTGGCGGCATGCGACGACGCGCCGCCGCCGGCTCCGGCAGCGGCCAGTCCCGCTGCCGCGGCTGCTGCTCCGGCCAAGGCGGCACCCGTCGCGGTGGCGGAGCCCGCGGCGGTCCCGTACGTGTACACGTACAACCCGGTGGGCAAGCGAGACCCGTTCCGCAGCCCGGTGGATGAAATCGGGCCCATCACGCCCAGCCCGGTGACCTCGTGCAACGAGCCACTGTGCGCCTTCGACCTGGACCAGCTCAAGCTGGTGGCGGTCGTGACGGGTGACGCCAACCCCATCGCCATGGTCGAGGACCCGGTGGGTCGCGGCCACATCGTGCGGCGCAACACCCGCGTGGGGCGCCAGGGCGGGAAGGTGACGCAGATCCTCCGTGACTCGGTGACGGTGACCGAGGTGTTCTCGGGCAATGGCGAAATCATCAAGAATCCGGTGACGCTGCAGCTCAAGCCCGACGATAAGCAGGACCCCGCCTACAACATGATGACGGGCAAGAACTACGGGGAGTAGCGCCCCCAAAGGCGCTCCCGCGGGCGGTCGCCCGCTTCCAACTTGTTGAGGGGACGCATGCTCGAGAAGAGCGCTGTGACGAGGGGCAAGTGGATGTTGGCGGCCGCGTGGGCCGTCATTCTTGTGGGCGCCAGGGTACAGGGCGCCGAGCTCAATACGCTGCGCGACCTGGATGTGTCGCGCACGGGTTCCGGGGCCCAGGTCGTGGTCACCGGCACCCGTCCGCCGACCTTCACCGTGTTCCGCCTGAGCGGACCGGAGCGGTTGGTGGTGGACCTCTCGTCGGCTGACGCCACGGGCATCAAGGGCCACCACGAGGGCTCCGGCCCGGTGGCGGGCGTGGTGGCGTCGCAGTTCTCGGACGAGCGCGCGAGCGTCGGCCGGGTGCTGCTGGCGCTGGACAAGGCGTCCCAGTACGACGTCCGCGCCGACGGCAACCGCATCGTCATCTCCGTGGACGGTGTCGCCCAGCCGGCTCCCGCCGAGGCGAAGCGCGCCGGGCCCGAGGCCGTCAAGGCACCCGTGGCCGTCGCGGCCGCGCCCACTCAGGCGAAGCGCGCCGAGCCCGAGGCCGTCGCCGTCAAGGCCCCGGTGGCCGTGGCCATGGCGGCTCCCGCCGTCGTGAAGCCCCCCGAGCCCGCCGCCCAGGCGCCGGCCGCCGTGGTGGCCGAGGCCGTGAAGCCCGAGGCGCCCGCCGCGAAGCAGGCCCTGCCGGAGAACGTGGTGGCGGCCGAGGCCGATGAGCGCGAGGTCGCCCACCCGGCGCAGCGCATCACCGGCCTGACCTTCGCCGACGACACCCTGCGCATCCGCGCGGACGGCGACATCGCCCGCTACGAGGTGCTGGAGCTGGCGGATCCGGCGCGGCTCGCGGTGGACCTGTACGGTGTGGGCCTCGCGGCCCGTGCCCCCCGCGTGAGCGGCGGCGCCCTGAAGGACGTGCGCGTGGGTGCGCACTCGGACAAGGTGCGCCTGGTGCTGGACGTGCGCGGCGCCATGCCGGCCTACCGCGTGGACCGGGCCTCCCGGGGCCTCGAGGTGGTGCTGGGCGGTGCGGTGGCGCGCAAGGCGGCGCCCACGCCGGAGCCCACGGAGGTGATGGCCTCGGTGACCGAGGTGGAGCCCCTGCGCTCCACCCCCGAGCCGACGGCGGCGCCCGCCACGACGGCGGCGGTCGAGGTGAAGGACCTCTCCTTCGAGGAGAGCGGCGCGGGTGGCCGCGTGGTGATGAAGCTGTCCGGCACGGCGGCGTGGAAGGTGGACCGGCCGGACCCGCGCAGCGCGGTGCTGACGCTGGACAACGCGCGCCTGCCGAAGAAGCTCGAGCGCAGCCTGGACACCAGCGCGCTGGAGACGCCGGTGAAGATGGTCAGCGCCTTCAGCGTGCCGGGTGAGGGCCGCCGGGTGCGCGTGGTGGTGGCCGCGGACGGCGCCATCGAAGAGAAGGTGACGCAGAACGGCGGCACGCTGTCCTGGCGCCTGGACGTGCAGGGCGTGAAGACGGAGCAGGTGGCCGTGGCGCCGCGCACCGCGGGCTTCACCGCCGAGGCGCCCGCCTACGCCGCCGAGGGCGCGCCGCAGCAGGCCCGCTACCGCGGCAAGCGCGTCTCCTTCGAGTTCAAGGACATCGACATCCAGAACCTCCTGCGCGTCATCGCGGAGATCTCCAAGCGCAACGTGGTGCTCGCGGATGACGTGAGCGGCAAGGTCACCATCCGGCTGCGCAATGTGCCCTGGGACCAGGCGCTGGACCTCATCCTGCGCACGAAGCAGCTGGGCAAGGAGGAGTTCGGCAACATCATCCGCATCGCCCCGCTGAAGACGCTGGAGGAGGAGGCCCGGCTGCGCCAGGAGCGCAAGAAGTCGCTCCAGCAGTTGGAGGAGCTGCTGGTGAACCTCATCCCCGTCAACTACGCGGTTGCCAACGACATGGCCTCGCGCGTGAAGGACGTGCTCAGCGAGCGCGGCTCGGTGACGGTGGACCCGCGCACCAACGTGCTCATCGTCAAGGACGTCCGCTCGAACACGGAGAAGGCCCGCGCGCTGGTGCGCAGCCTGGACACGCAGACGCCGCAGGTGCTCATCGAGAGCCGCATCGTGGAGGCCAACACCACCTTCAGCCGTCAGCTGGGCGTGCAGTGGGGTGGCCAGGCGCTCGCGACCGCGGCGGCCGGCAACTCCACCGGCCTCATCTTCCCCAACTCGGTGGCCGTCACCGGTGGCTCGCCGGGCATCGGCGGAAACGGCCTGCCGGCGACGCCGAACTTCGCGGTCAACCTGCCGGCCTCGGTGGGTGAGGGTGCCGGTGGCGCGCTGGGCTTCGTGTTCGGCTCCGCGGGCGGTGCGCTGCAGCTCAACCTGCGCCTGTCCGCAGCGGAGAACGAGGGCACGGTGAAGACCATCTCCGCGCCCAAGGTGACGACGCTGGACAACAACACCGCGCGCATCAGCCAGGGTGTGTCCATCCCGTTCAGCCAGACGTCCGCCCAGGGTGTGAACACCACCTTCGTGGAGGCCCGCCTGTCGCTCGAGGTGACGCCGCACATCACCCAGGACGGCAGCATCCTGATGTCCATCAACGCCTCCAACAACCAGCCGGACCCGGGCAGCACCGGCGCCAACGGTCAGCCTTCCATCCAGCGCAAGGAGGCGAACACGCAGGTGCTGGTCAAGGACGGTGACACCACCGTCATTGGCGGCATCTATGTCCGCCGCGGCAGCACCGCCACCTCGCGGGTGCCGTTCCTGTCGAGCATCCCGGTGCTGGGCCTGCTGTTCAAGAACCACACGGAGCGGGATGACCGGCAGGAGCTGCTCATCTTCATCACGCCCCGCATCCTCAACCGGCAGACCATTGCGCAGAGCCTCTAAGGGCTTGTGCGACCTCTCCAGGAAAGCGTTCGCCCTATGAAGATGAAGCACTCGGTCATCTCGGCCCTGCTGGCGCTTGGCATGAGCGCCTGTGTCGAAAGCACGCCCTCCCTCCAGATTGGGAGCGCCTCCGCGCAGGCGGAGGATTGCACCATCTCGACGACGACTACCGGACCCGGGCTCCTCCGGGGCACCGTC contains these protein-coding regions:
- the pilM gene encoding type IV pilus assembly protein PilM, producing the protein MAKGKLALGLDIGSTSIKMILLKEQRKRGEVVFALQSFGMKPLPPEAIVDGALMNSTAIVQAVQELMSELKVKGKDVAIGVSGHSVIIKKIQMPRMSQDELEESIQWEAEQYIPFDVKDVNIDTQILDGGGNDATGQMDVLLVAAKKDMINDYTTVVSEAGLAPVVVDVDAFAVQNMFSVNYDLPEKETVVLINAGASVVNINIIANGVTVFTRDVTIGGNQFTEEIQKQLNVSYEEAEALKIGGNSSDADAVVPQEVERVLSSVAEQVAGEIQRSLDFYAGTAADSNFSKVYLSGGTAKIPALFKTIEARTGVPVEILNPFRKIEVDNRKFDPAFIMDVAPMAAVAVGLALRRPGDKIA
- a CDS encoding ABC transporter; this translates as MLMRIVVLCLAVCSVALMADKPAKPLRTKDGPILPRREMLEVLGAAQKPLLADFYWLQAIQQMGRANTDTEYRDIFFYADLATDLDPKFRYVYEWGGVATPFNLGREQWVNTDLSSRLLSKGLSVFPDDRRFLFQLAYNKMTYERDYKGAADLLTKLSKFPDTPPYVAHLATRLYAQAGSFDSGLHMAEMLRDSAEDEESRAFYEHRIKEILRERVLTEIDRAIESFEKDRGQRPRTVPELVRTGYLKAPPEDPLEGQFFIDRRGRARSTSGLYRLEMYDDTKKKELQEDLAAGGIVFGESEDAR
- a CDS encoding sigma-54-dependent transcriptional regulator encodes the protein MSLFRTILVADDEPSIRHILTLVLTDRGYDVRAVADGDEALRELAARDYDVLLCDVRMPKKDGLTVLREALALHPGLTAVVMSAYGSQEQALEAVSAGAFDYVQKPFKPEEIVFVLRKAEERERLVRENRRLKEASLPSAPDGHILGGSAALHAVLRQVARLAPVDTTVLISGESGTGKELIARELHSRSRRAAMAFVAVNCGAIASGLIESELFGHAKGAFTDARSAKRGLFAEADGGTLFLDEVGELPLSAQVKLLRVLQEGEIRPVGESRVEKVDVRVVAATLRDLGKQVEKGEFREDLYYRLNVVNLRMPPLRERREDVPLLARAFISRFNRELNREPPVEGLSPEAEALLAAYAWPGNVRELENAMERAVLLADTPLILPSNLPDKLWAAPPPGPTGVASGPAGAPAGAALQAGTDLSLKRAIRDLEESYIRAALRKTKGNRTRASELLDISHRALLYKIKEYGIDPDAEAERG
- a CDS encoding ABC transporter ATP-binding protein — its product is MTAASMMTAPAEPLVSEGSAPVRIRGLSKTYRVGFFLNKQVKALQGLDLDIMPGQVYGLLGPNGAGKSTTIKLLMGLVRASQGQALLFGESPDRPHVRRQVGFLPENPSLYEYLTGREFVTLAGRIFGLSGHDLDQRVERVLGEVGMGRASDLQIRRYSKGMVQRTALAQALISGPRLLVLDEPTSGLDPLGRRQMRDIILAEREKGTTILFCTHIISDVEALCDRVAVLVGGRRVQEGSVQELVSARAPSVEMVVQGLALEQLQALGFVYEQAQQLDGRVMLRVPDADAHPLLQAIINRGGRINRVQPARFSLEDLFLEAMKQAGGQTVGGEIQ
- a CDS encoding pilus assembly protein PilP codes for the protein MKTFKATMTTAALALSLAACDDAPPPAPAAASPAAAAAAPAKAAPVAVAEPAAVPYVYTYNPVGKRDPFRSPVDEIGPITPSPVTSCNEPLCAFDLDQLKLVAVVTGDANPIAMVEDPVGRGHIVRRNTRVGRQGGKVTQILRDSVTVTEVFSGNGEIIKNPVTLQLKPDDKQDPAYNMMTGKNYGE
- a CDS encoding sensor histidine kinase — encoded protein: MKWRIASVAFLLGSLSTGLTWLSVQPLLIRLMDAVRRLAPHGSADAEALGRVKALLPLALGLDLVVLTVLAYVVLDLTVGRPLRSTEAVVEQFGRLELDPHLVPTQGGPLMSRIQRALQRMAEALRTEQSLTRSQMASLREANARLARVQTELVSSERLATVGRLAAGVAHEVGNPLSGILGYVALARMKATTPELKDFLERIDHEVQRIDRIIRGLLDLGRPGAASMGPVELGPVVETCVRLVRAAPELVGVHVELGLEPGLLARADPGPLSQIIINLLLNAAQAMGGQGRVRVRTHREGDEARLVVEDTGPGIPEDVMPHLFEPFFTTKGREGTGLGLAVSLRLAQVMGGRLLAENAAGGGARFTVSLPAP
- a CDS encoding prepilin peptidase, which codes for MPTLPSGWIEPIFTLFLLVLGLCIGSFLNVVIARVPEGLSIVRPGSRCPKCGHVLAWYENIPLVSWLALRARCRGCATPISARYPLVELLTGLLYFACLRRFGWTYELVPALVLVTLLVPLTFIDLDHWILPLSMTVSGTLAGVALAVPGGMGAFWDAVIGAAAGFLAFRLMEYVGWKVFKKEALGAGDKYLVAMLGAFLSWRALLGILLFASMQGAVVGILMLALTGRAGPRGEETPATKSPGDAPSADEASADGPPLTMTWDFTRSGLPLWKRLLLVPFCLLFQPIPDAPLDEEGQEEDWVPDRTSIPFGPWLALAGLELLLLGPWLARVLPPDIAMMLGGG
- a CDS encoding ABC transporter permease gives rise to the protein MGAFTAMAWNGFREARRNRVTVLVGAFALVLLFATTLVTEVTVSTFDRVVTDFGLGVMSLLLVFLSIYLSSGLLSREIERRTIFLMVSKPMSRSRFLLARLAGNMLTLGVLLVAMTLLFWLQLVLNMAPITQPQLAALWGLYLELFVLTSAGFLLSTFASQLVSALVSTGLYFAGHLSADIYNLGTRSKSEFVAWICKATYYALPNLERLNFRPRATYVIPVVASELATATLYALGWGALFCVLATLVFERRDFR
- a CDS encoding PilN domain-containing protein; this translates as MMIRINLLPVRAVKKREMGRQVLVLFALVLVGAGVGNYFWYADRDDELTRHRQGIAQTRAKIAELEKVIGEVKNINARKAEVEKKLAVLDSLRKGRNGPVRMLDALASATPKKVWLRTFNESNNSVAIDGAAVSHDEVAEFMRGLNGVVWTPKGMGRLVDQRRDSKTARVELLTAEATIEEFPATQVTPFFKNIDLTSAVQAKAAQTQPGAPALVDFKITLQANYAI
- a CDS encoding type 4a pilus biogenesis protein PilO translates to MDKYLDQFAKAPPATKFGGLAVAVILMTVANFFMAVSPTEDAIKIEISQRRTLDLELAEKSEIAQNLNDRRREMDVLEQKLAEALTELPEKKDIEELLAQINDIGKKSGLEISSVTPDKEFVGSGEFFARIPLKMTVSGNYHEIALFLQEMANMRRIVNVNNIKLDSPALKNEKVVLQSSFLATTFRFVEQPKNGSQKN